TCAACGCAGTTGCCTTTACCTGTGTGTCGGTTGTGGCATCTGATCAAATCAGCGTTCGGGAGACACCACTCGTAAGAGCGGTTCGCGAATGCCGCAGTTCAGTGGTCAACATTCATACTGAAAAGTCGGCAGACCGACAAAACCGGTTCTTTACACCCAAAGAACGCACAGTGACCGGTATGGGTACGGGCATCGTTGTTGATGAGCGGGGATATATAGTCACCAACTGCCACGTGATTTACAACGTGGACGTGATCGTGGTTACTCAGGAAGACGGTGAGGTATACACGGGGCGCGTTTACCAGACTGACAGAGCTCACGATCTTGCGATCATTCGTGTGTTTCCTGATAAACCGATGAAAGTCATAGACATCGGAATGTCGTCTGACGTCATGCTGGGTGAGCGGGTGTTCGCCGTTGGTAACGCATTTGGTTACGAACATACGGTTACTGCGGGAATCGTCAGTGCCGTCTCTCGAGATGTAGAGGTGGATGAAACACAGTCATACACAAATTTGATTCAGACCGACGCCAGTATCAATCCCGGAAACAGTGGTGGTCCACTGCTGAATCTGGACGGGGAAGTGATTGGAATCAATGTTGCCATCCGTGCCGGTGCTCAGCGCATTGGGTTTGCCATTCCCATTGATGATGCGCGTCTTGTGATTGCTCAAATGTTGAATTCCGGCTCCCCGGACCCGATTGCTCACGGTCTTGTGGGAACTGATATCAACCTGCCGCACGATCAGCACCTTGTCATAGACAATGTCATTACCGGCAGTCCCGCCGATCGATGCGGTCTAAAGGCCGGTGACGTAGTACGACAGGTGGAGAAAACATTGATTAGTGACAAAGCAGACTGGGAACGATCTCTGCTGGACCTGACGAACGATAAAAGGCTGAACCTGACGGTGGATCGGGCAGGGGAGTCAATGTCGCTGCAGTTCACAATTGGTGGTGCCGGGTCGGGAACAACATATGTGACAGCTC
This portion of the Fuerstiella sp. genome encodes:
- a CDS encoding trypsin-like peptidase domain-containing protein, whose product is MASDQISVRETPLVRAVRECRSSVVNIHTEKSADRQNRFFTPKERTVTGMGTGIVVDERGYIVTNCHVIYNVDVIVVTQEDGEVYTGRVYQTDRAHDLAIIRVFPDKPMKVIDIGMSSDVMLGERVFAVGNAFGYEHTVTAGIVSAVSRDVEVDETQSYTNLIQTDASINPGNSGGPLLNLDGEVIGINVAIRAGAQRIGFAIPIDDARLVIAQMLNSGSPDPIAHGLVGTDINLPHDQHLVIDNVITGSPADRCGLKAGDVVRQVEKTLISDKADWERSLLDLTNDKRLNLTVDRAGESMSLQFTIGGAGSGTTYVTAHPASVSGRPGIRAAERQIPSVQNGSERAWQHFGIKVAKLSESERRLLPSRYNGGMKILFVRSDGAGARHGLRNGDVLVGLDGYETLAEQNLSFVLNEYRLRALDEISFQIIRNGNEALVGSIRLKKNARRSVTKRRSVRR